Proteins encoded in a region of the Globicephala melas chromosome 1, mGloMel1.2, whole genome shotgun sequence genome:
- the ARTN gene encoding artemin: MEPGRGSPSVLPLWPRPRRQPALWPTLAALALLSSITEGEASLGPAPSSPVPREGPAPAPAPPAGPLPGGRAAGLCGGRARRLPPPPPAPSPSPAAPRGPRAARAGGRGGRGSRGSRARAAGARGCRLRSQLVPVRALGLGHHSDELVRFRFCSGSCRRARSPHDLSLASLLGAGALRPPPGPRPVSQPCCRPTRYEAVSFMDVNSTWRTVDRLSATACGCLG, translated from the exons ATGGAGCCTGGACGTGGAAGCCCTTCTGTGCTGCCCCTCTGGCCCCGGCCTAGGCGGCAG CCTGCCCTGTGGCCTACCCTGGCCGCTCTGGCCCTGCTGAGCAGCATCACCGAGGGCGAGGCCTCCCTGGGCCCCGCGCCCAGCAGCCCGGTCCCCCGAGAAGGCCCCGCGCCGGCCCCGGCGCCCCCCGCGGGTCCCCTGCCTG GGGGCCGCGCGGCCGGTCTGTGCGGCGGAAGAGCCCGGCGGctgccgcccccgccgcccgcgcCCTCGCCCTCGCCCGCTGCCCCCCGAGGGCCCCGCGCTGCGCGGGCTGGGGGCCGGGGCGGTCGCGGGAGCCGGGGGAGCCGCGCGCGGGCCGCGGGGGCGCGGGGCTGCCGCCTGCGCTCTCAGCTGGTGCCGGTGCGCGCGCTCGGCTTGGGCCACCACTCCGACGAGCTGGTGCGTTTCCGCTTCTGCAGCGGCTCCTGCCGCCGCGCGCGCTCCCCGCATGACCTCAGTCTGGCCAGCCTGCTGGGCGCCGGGGCCCTGCGGCCGCCCCCCGGCCCGCGGCCCGTCAGCCAGCCCTGCTGCCGACCCACGCGCTACGAGGCCGTCTCCTTCATGGACGTCAACAGCACCTGGAGGACCGTGGACCGCCTCTCGGCCACTGCCTGCGGCTGTCTGGGCTGA